The Hippoglossus hippoglossus isolate fHipHip1 chromosome 4, fHipHip1.pri, whole genome shotgun sequence DNA window AGGAGGGGGTGCCAAGTCCTATAAATGACTCAttaagacaattaaaaaaacctgATCCATTCACAAATGCTGGTATCACATGATTCTAACTGAATGGATGACATGTTTTTCTCACTGAAGATACAATAGGCATGTGTTGTTCATGGCATGTGACGAATTGACAAcaaataattcataaaaaataaaaatgatcaactATTTAAAACTCTATATATGGCAACTGTCTCTTGCTCTGCACCAGCAGGTTCAGTGATCCAGTTTGACGGAGTCATTGGTCACAAACAGTCGTCATCtcctgctgcacctcctctaAGGCTTTCTCCATTGTGAGTTTGGAACATCTGTGCTTGCGAATGTACTGTGGAAGGAAGAATAAACTGCTGTAAAAGGTTTGTGAGATAACTACAGCTCTAATAAAGCCTGGCGTTTGAATATAACAGCAATTTATTGGCTGAAAGGTTTCTGCTGCATCACCGGTGAAAGCAGTCAAATCCCTCTCTTGCACAAAGATAGATGTGATGGAAAATCGAATTTTATTGCTCCACAAATTTCcatttttgtcatttccttGAGTCATTCACAACTTCCCTCTAGAaagtaattgtgtgtgtgtataagcaGTGTGCTTTTACCCGCATGGTGTCCTCCAGTGTGGTGTATCTGTAGTTGGGTGGTTCCAGACTTTGCACCAGGCTGGAGTGAAGGTGTCGGCTGCTCTCGATGAACCGCCTTGTCATGacaagctgctgcttcagcatTTCATTGACTACAAACGCAGCCGGGTTGAAGGTGCTGAGAGCTGAGGAGGACGACATGGGGCACACTTTAAAATAATAGTACTAAGACTAAAGCACTCCTTCCTATAGGCCAGTTTGGTGAAGAAAAAGTCTGAGAGAAAAGTCATAACTTTAGGCTACGTGTAATTTTACAGGGAGAATATAcgcatatatatatgttgtcTTTGTTAAAATTAGGAATATGGAGAATCTGGTTAACTTAGGCgaacacttaatcgtcacagtataacacagccagttaaacttcagggatatcaatctgtccatttaggaagcacaagtgattgtgaatcaatttcacctgctttggtgtaaatgaaagtgacaacaggtgcaatggaggcAAAAGAAAGACAACCTCCATAAAGggaatggttttacatgtggtgTGACACTTGTGTGACGGATCCTGACACTTAATTATTGACTTCATCACTACACAAAAGATGATTTGTCTACATGTTGGTGGCAAAATGCAGTAGAATTAGAGAAGGAATTGGACATTTTACAGCTTGAGCTACATCCAAGTAGCAGCTGGCTAACTTTGCACAACATGTGGAGATGGGGGAAACAGCCTTTCTCTGTCCAACAGTGAGAAAAAGTTCATTAGATATTGGATAAGGTCCCCGAAAGGTTTGTTTTCTGATACGACAAACTGTTTTACTTTAAACACAAGTTCTAGCAGATATTTTGTGAATTGGCTCCAAGCCACCCTGCACACTTCAATAGCATTTCAGCAACAGATGGCGCTGCAGCGACATGGAGACAGTAAATGGGCACCTCAGAGGACATTTTGCATCATATTCTTATTGAACAAAACCCAGATATTCTCCTCAGTGGACATCGTTGCTACCATTAACAAACTGGCactgttgtgtgtctcttccATGTGCATATCTGTCAGTGCATCAACATTCTGGTGCAGGTTTTAAACCACTGCCAATATTCTATTATCAATATAAAGGATTTTTATGTCTGTTTATGTTGTCTCTTATTCTCTATTTCACTGTGTCTTACCTTCCAGTGTTTCTGCACTGAGAGTGTAAGCAGCCACTGGGGTGGGGTTTATGTAGGTTGTGGGGTCAAATGCAGCTAcgcctgcagagagagagagagagagagagagagagagagagagagagagagagagagagagagagagagagatcagaaaCAGACATTGTTGTTTAGTCATCATAAACCTCGGATCACACTTAGTAAATATCATACATGTAGTTATTTTACTGTCAATGTCATTATCAAATGAATCCTGATAACTTGATGATTAACATACAGTAACGTGACCATGGTGAAGAAAGGGGCCTCAACAACATCATAAAtacaatatgaaatatattgTATGACTAACCAGTTGACCATGTGTGCGACATGGTATCAGGCTGCGTCTGTACTGCGGCCTCTTTTAAAACCTTTCTGTCTGAAGCACGCCTCCCCGACTGGTGACTTGAGGTCCTGCGGCCGTGTGACACTGAGGATCTGGAGTCACTGCTTCTGCTGAATGACTTTGATGTTTGACTGCGACCTGGGGTCTGTGAGATTGTGTCCGAGAAAGTGCTCGAGTAATCGTCTTCTGTCCTCTCACGGGACACGTCTGAATTCCGagcctcctctctgacctccaaCGCCTCCTCcacttcatctctgtctccctgcaggTGCTCTGAAACCTGGCTGGCACTGTGATTTGGCTGtgacctgctctcactctcAAAGTCACTTTGATAGTCCAATATGTCCTCTTGCTGTTGTCCCTCTTCCCTGTCCTTGTGTTCTCTCTGTTCATGCAGTAAAAAGGAAGCAAAAACATCAATCCAtcagaaaatctgaaaagaTTCCCAGTTCAAGGGGAAATAGATGAAACttattataaatgataaaactTATTTCCAACTTGTGGTGGCATTAGAAGAGTAATCCTATTGGTGTCAGCCTCACGGCAGTCATCTCCCCATATACAGAGAAGACAGGTTAAATCACTTTTATTACTTAAAATTACAAATTTATTTGAGAATTTATAGTATCTATCTTTCATTAAACCCTTGGTTCAgaatcagatacagaaaaaagATGTACAATTCAACTCTACATTTTTGCAGGCCACTTAAAAACCATATTGGTTACGATACAAGTGCCCCTTTATTTACTATGGCCATAAAATGCATATATTTGTTGAGGTTTATGCTTATTCTAGCCATTATTCTTATCAACCATAATGATGGCTTGAAATACAATTTAGAAAAGAATTCCACAGAGCACTCATGCAGTATATGATCAAacagttgtttaaaatgttagaAATTTAAAGcagcataaatatatattttgtatcacTAGGATCAGTGGACCAAGCTGTAAACATATTAACAATTTATCATGTGGAATATCTGAGCCTTTGTCTAGCTCCTGGCTTTGTCTAATGTTTGATGGTGAGTTTATCAGAGCTTCTTATATAACAACAGCGGCTGCAAACAGAGTTGATGAACCTAAAGACTAAAGTTAGGAGCTGTAAAAGCAGAACAATTGAGCTGATGGGAACTTATTGATTTGGATGAAAATACTCTGTGGGCTTGTCactcaacattttcacattacACAGTCATTGGATCTATTATTTTACAAGTAAAAATAATCCTTATTGCAGctgatgttgtttattttaagtgtGTAAGTAGAAATTATTGTCAAAATGccaaaattatattattttaaacaggagccagtttgtttcttttaaccAAAATTTCCTTTAATCCATGTTTACTGCCAGGAACCATTTCACTATTGTACGGGTATGCAATGTTTTACTACCGTTTGTTTTATTATACTGCTCTACTTATAATTTGTCTGTCACTGCCCACCTCCTGTTTTGGTGTTTCCTCTGTAAATCCAAACGAAGCCGGGACAAGGTCATCTAACGTCATCACATTTATCTTGAAGTCTGTAATAGCACAAGATCAGAATTTTATAAAATGACAGTGTATATCCACACAACTGCCATGTGTGCTAATAGTAGTACAGTAATACACAAGACATCAAAAATTCATAAACAAGAACATTTGGGTATTTCTAGGTTGCTGTGTCTAAAGTGATTatcatttttaaacacatttatgttttaaaaggtaaatgctctgtatttatatattgctTTTCCAGGCTTATCGAccatttaaaacatatatatgtacTTCTATACGACTCTCTACTTCCTGAGCGACCTCATAATGAAAGTGTAATAAAGTACTAAAGTATTAAAGTACCTGTATAATTTCTGTCCACAAACTAAATTCAGAATTCATAattaaaaagttattaaaacTCTCTTTTAAAACTCTACAATGGAAAGAGCTATGTACCTTGTTGTCCATCTAGGATGCATGAGATAAGGAGTtcagaaagaaaatgattaaTGAACAAAAGCAGTGTGTTACCTATTTTGTATGAAAAATTATTGGCTGAATATTTTCACACTAGTAAACCATCTCAACAATAGTATTGTGACGTATCACTGAGGAACTCTTTTGACTTAAGATTCTATTGACTCTTGACTCTTTATCTCTTACTGATGTATCTGATTGGTCGTGTACACTTCTCTCACCTTCAGATGAAACTGAGCTCATCTCGCTGTGGGAATCTGTAGAGCCAAGCGCCACTGGGAAGAGCTCGTCCAGAGAGTGCACCTCACTGTGGCCTgacatggaggagagggagcgctGTGGACTGGCCATCCTGCGAGCAGAGTTCCATCTCCTTGGGGGAGAGGGGGTGGGAGAGAGCACAGAGGGGCTGAACTGGGCCTGGGCCTGGCCAGTGAATCGAAAAGGAGACGAACGGCGAGGagaggtgggggagagaggtGGTGCTGCGTTGGAAGGTGGCAAAGGATGAACAGCACCTTGAGGAGTTGTGGAGTGGACCTTCTGTTTACTTTTGCTCTGTAAGAGAGGAAAGCAGAGCATTGGTGCATCTTTTGTTTTGCAATGTAAACAACCACTGTCTTAAAATACGGATTTTGAAGTCTGAGACTGAACTGATTTGATAAGTGCAACCACCAAATACACATTTCTGTGTCTGCTCATCCTCCTTCAGTGTAAAACTGGAAATGTAGTCCTCCAGGTTGATGCATGATGCCATCGATGAAGGCATCAATCATGTGGAGATCGAATTGAATCAGTTCAACTGCTCTTTCGACTTTTGGATGTTTCTCTGATGTCTGTCAAGCATGAATCTACATGAATCTATTTTGAATATGAAGTTAACTTTAGGCTCTTGATCCTTATAGGCCCTGTTC harbors:
- the c4h19orf44 gene encoding uncharacterized protein C19orf44 homolog isoform X1; the encoded protein is MWKRGGGSSALDRAEELLSAKRSSRGDAAAEATQRPAPTAPTHTGLRPQSSMGGGGGGGGGGGGSRFLKKAPPSATNISQSPVSKSQTQQIPEPRCVSSSQTAALSRLAQIESSIRSRKQVQEEARQRISPPPETTSVPASVQSSSDQSLNGKRFLKNKAAAVAVDSANTAAASGSPKGPDVGIRSRSRAANAELSLARLEIKSMRVVRGVNLESDEEDMRKLLGDSLDSTDNSLLKLGIPASVRTADKSKSKQKVHSTTPQGAVHPLPPSNAAPPLSPTSPRRSSPFRFTGQAQAQFSPSVLSPTPSPPRRWNSARRMASPQRSLSSMSGHSEVHSLDELFPVALGSTDSHSEMSSVSSEDGQQDFKINVMTLDDLVPASFGFTEETPKQEVGSDRQIREHKDREEGQQQEDILDYQSDFESESRSQPNHSASQVSEHLQGDRDEVEEALEVREEARNSDVSRERTEDDYSSTFSDTISQTPGRSQTSKSFSRSSDSRSSVSHGRRTSSHQSGRRASDRKVLKEAAVQTQPDTMSHTWSTGVAAFDPTTYINPTPVAAYTLSAETLEALSTFNPAAFVVNEMLKQQLVMTRRFIESSRHLHSSLVQSLEPPNYRYTTLEDTMRYIRKHRCSKLTMEKALEEVQQEMTTVCDQ
- the c4h19orf44 gene encoding uncharacterized protein C19orf44 homolog isoform X3; protein product: MWKRGGGSSALDRAEELLSAKRSSRGDAAAEATQRPAPTAPTHTGLRPQSSMGGGGGGGGGGGGSRFLKKAPPSATNISQSPVSKSQTQQIPEPRCVSSSQTAALSRLAQIESSIRSRKQVQEEARQRISPPPETTSVPASVQSSSDQSLNGKRFLKNKAAAVAVDSANTAAASGSPKGPDVGIRSRSRAANAELSLARLEIKSMRVVRGVNLESDEEDMRKLLGDSLDSTDNSLLKLGIPASVRTADKSKSKQKVHSTTPQGAVHPLPPSNAAPPLSPTSPRRSSPFRFTGQAQAQFSPSVLSPTPSPPRRWNSARRMASPQRSLSSMSGHSEVHSLDELFPVALGSTDSHSEMSSVSSEDGQQDFKINVMTLDDLVPASFGFTEETPKQEREHKDREEGQQQEDILDYQSDFESESRSQPNHSASQVSEHLQGDRDEVEEALEVREEARNSDVSRERTEDDYSSTFSDTISQTPGRSQTSKSFSRSSDSRSSVSHGRRTSSHQSGRRASDRKVLKEAAVQTQPDTMSHTWSTGVAAFDPTTYINPTPVAAYTLSAETLEALSTFNPAAFVVNEMLKQQLVMTRRFIESSRHLHSSLVQSLEPPNYRYTTLEDTMRYIRKHRCSKLTMEKALEEVQQEMTTVCDQ
- the c4h19orf44 gene encoding uncharacterized protein C19orf44 homolog isoform X2, producing the protein MWKRGGGSSALDRAEELLSAKRSSRGDAAAEATQRPAPTAPTHTGLRPQSSMGGGGGGGGGGGGSRFLKKAPPSATNISQSPVSKSQTQQIPEPRCVSSSQTAALSRLAQIESSIRSRKQVQEEARQRISPPPETTSVPASVQSSSDQSLNGKRFLKNKAAAVAVDSANTAAASGSPKGPDVGIRSRSRAANAELSLARLEIKSMRVVRGVNLESDEEDMRKLLGDSLDSTDNSLLKLGIPASVRTADKSKSKQKVHSTTPQGAVHPLPPSNAAPPLSPTSPRRSSPFRFTGQAQAQFSPSVLSPTPSPPRRWNSARRMASPQRSLSSMSGHSEVHSLDELFPVALGSTDSHSEMSSVSSEDFKINVMTLDDLVPASFGFTEETPKQEVGSDRQIREHKDREEGQQQEDILDYQSDFESESRSQPNHSASQVSEHLQGDRDEVEEALEVREEARNSDVSRERTEDDYSSTFSDTISQTPGRSQTSKSFSRSSDSRSSVSHGRRTSSHQSGRRASDRKVLKEAAVQTQPDTMSHTWSTGVAAFDPTTYINPTPVAAYTLSAETLEALSTFNPAAFVVNEMLKQQLVMTRRFIESSRHLHSSLVQSLEPPNYRYTTLEDTMRYIRKHRCSKLTMEKALEEVQQEMTTVCDQ
- the c4h19orf44 gene encoding uncharacterized protein C19orf44 homolog isoform X4 is translated as MWKRGGGSSALDRAEELLSAKRSSRGDAAAEATQRPAPTAPTHTGLRPQSSMGGGGGGGGGGGGSRFLKKAPPSATNISQSPVSKSQTQQIPEPRCVSSSQTAALSRLAQIESSIRSRKQVQEEARQRISPPPETTSVPASVQSSSDQSLNGKRFLKNKAAAVAVDSANTAAASGSPKGPDVGIRSRSRAANAELSLARLEIKSMRVVRGVNLESDEEDMRKLLGDSLDSTDNSLLKLGIPASVRTADKSKSKQKVHSTTPQGAVHPLPPSNAAPPLSPTSPRRSSPFRFTGQAQAQFSPSVLSPTPSPPRRWNSARRMASPQRSLSSMSGHSEVHSLDELFPVALGSTDSHSEMSSVSSEDFKINVMTLDDLVPASFGFTEETPKQEREHKDREEGQQQEDILDYQSDFESESRSQPNHSASQVSEHLQGDRDEVEEALEVREEARNSDVSRERTEDDYSSTFSDTISQTPGRSQTSKSFSRSSDSRSSVSHGRRTSSHQSGRRASDRKVLKEAAVQTQPDTMSHTWSTGVAAFDPTTYINPTPVAAYTLSAETLEALSTFNPAAFVVNEMLKQQLVMTRRFIESSRHLHSSLVQSLEPPNYRYTTLEDTMRYIRKHRCSKLTMEKALEEVQQEMTTVCDQ